A region of Moorena producens PAL-8-15-08-1 DNA encodes the following proteins:
- a CDS encoding ISAs1 family transposase: MSTGFGAPSISPPSVTLKKLRLRVLKEFERLDEPRVKRQPQQKLVEIITIAILATLSGADSMVGIETYGKAKRQWLETFLTLPHGIPSHDTFSRVLGLIDPQQLHECFLSWVGHITDQLEIKLINIDGKTARSSYDREHQLKALHTVSAWASEHHLVLAQQRVESKSNEITAIPELLNLLDIQGAIITLDAMGTQRDLAAQIRDQGGEYILALKGNQGKLHKAVKIFFKAAEKKHWEGTHV; the protein is encoded by the coding sequence ATGTCAACAGGTTTTGGTGCTCCTAGCATATCCCCTCCTTCGGTTACGCTGAAAAAGCTCAGACTTCGTGTGCTTAAGGAGTTTGAGAGATTGGATGAGCCTCGGGTGAAACGGCAGCCACAGCAAAAACTGGTCGAAATCATAACTATTGCCATCCTGGCCACCCTATCTGGGGCGGATAGCATGGTAGGGATTGAAACCTATGGAAAAGCGAAACGGCAATGGTTAGAGACATTCTTGACATTGCCTCATGGTATTCCCTCACACGATACCTTTTCGAGAGTCTTAGGGTTGATTGACCCCCAGCAGTTGCATGAGTGTTTTTTGAGTTGGGTCGGACATATTACCGACCAGCTGGAGATTAAGCTGATCAACATAGATGGCAAAACAGCCCGTAGCTCCTATGACCGAGAGCATCAACTTAAAGCCTTACATACAGTCAGTGCTTGGGCTTCAGAACACCATCTGGTCTTGGCCCAACAACGGGTAGAGAGCAAGTCGAATGAGATTACAGCCATTCCAGAGCTACTGAATCTATTGGATATTCAGGGTGCGATTATCACCCTAGATGCAATGGGTACTCAGCGCGATCTTGCTGCCCAAATCCGAGACCAAGGTGGGGAGTATATCCTGGCACTCAAAGGGAATCAAGGCAAGCTCCACAAGGCAGTGAAGATATTCTTTAAGGCGGCTGAAAAAAAGCATTGGGAGGGGACCCACGTATAG
- a CDS encoding ISAs1 family transposase translates to MGRGPTYSYHEHTEAGHHRTNASTSVGGAHQPIARFAQSFEMAGQNPRVVMVKRERRLWNKTTTEVCFYITSLGADARVLGKAIRSHWGIENSRPWILDVTFGEDHSRIRTPSWTNEYGTAATQVG, encoded by the coding sequence ATTGGGAGGGGACCCACGTATAGCTATCACGAGCATACAGAAGCAGGTCATCATCGGACCAACGCATCGACAAGTGTGGGCGGTGCCCATCAGCCAATTGCCCGATTTGCCCAATCCTTCGAAATGGCAGGGCAAAACCCGCGCGTGGTGATGGTCAAACGAGAGCGACGTCTTTGGAATAAAACGACTACAGAGGTGTGTTTCTACATCACCAGCTTAGGTGCAGATGCCAGGGTTTTAGGGAAGGCGATCCGCTCCCACTGGGGGATTGAAAATAGCCGACCTTGGATCTTAGATGTCACCTTTGGCGAAGACCATAGCCGTATTCGCACGCCTTCATGGACCAATGAATATGGGACTGCTGCGACGCAAGTCGGCTGA
- a CDS encoding AMP-binding protein, with product MENIRCSDLDEKFSNLVGLLRYRALTQPDQIAYTFLEKGEEQADLLTYEVLDKRSRAIASQLQSLGATGERALLVYPPGIDFIAAFFGCLYAGVIAVPAYPPPRRSHNLSRLLAIASDAEARFALTTTSLLTELTSRFAQHPDLARLHLLATNKCLRDFGLNWSEPSLDSSSERLYPVNFRLYRDTQGSNCE from the coding sequence TTGGAAAATATCAGATGTTCAGACCTTGACGAGAAGTTTTCCAATCTGGTAGGGTTGTTGCGCTATAGAGCCCTAACTCAGCCTGATCAAATAGCTTATACCTTCCTAGAAAAAGGGGAAGAACAAGCTGATCTACTCACCTATGAGGTATTAGACAAACGCTCAAGGGCGATCGCCAGCCAGTTGCAGTCTCTGGGGGCAACGGGAGAACGAGCTTTGCTAGTCTATCCACCAGGTATAGACTTCATTGCTGCCTTCTTTGGGTGCTTGTACGCTGGCGTAATTGCAGTGCCCGCTTATCCACCACCCCGACGCAGTCACAATCTGTCTCGGTTGTTAGCGATCGCATCTGATGCAGAGGCTCGGTTTGCCCTAACTACCACATCTCTATTGACGGAGTTAACCAGTCGCTTTGCCCAGCATCCAGATCTGGCTCGGCTGCACCTGCTTGCTACCAATAAATGCTTACGCGACTTTGGGTTGAACTGGTCTGAACCAAGCCTAGACAGCAGTAGCGAGCGCCTTTATCCAGTAAACTTCCGGCTCTACCGGGACACCCAAGGGAGTAATTGTGAGTAA